In Pseudomonadaceae bacterium SI-3, the sequence ACCTCGACCGCGTCGAGCTGCTCGACGAAGGTGGGTTTGCCGCCTTCCTGGAAGGTCTCGACCATTTGCACCACGAGCTTCTTGCCGCGCTCGAGCATGGTCACCGGGGCTTCGCCGCCGGGCATGGCCATGTCCAGCCAGGCCGGAGTCGGGTGGCGGCGACCGCGCGGGTCGTGGCCCATGTTCGGCGCGCCGCCGAAACCGGCCAGGCGGCCGCGGGTGACGGTAGAGGAATGCCCATCGCCATCGACCTGCAGGGTGGCGCCGATGAACAGGTCCACCGCGTACTGCCCGGCCAGCTGGCACATCATGCGGTTGGAGCGCATCGAGCCATCGCGCCCGGTGAAGAACACGTCCGGGCGCTGGGCAATGTAGTTCTCCATCCCCAGCTCGGTGCCGAAGCAGTGCACGCTCTCGACCCAGCCGGTCTCGATCGCCGGGATCAGCGTCGGGTGCGGGTTGAGCGTCCAGTTGCGGCAGATCTTGCCTTTCAGGCCGAGGGACTCGCCGTAGGTCGGCAGGATCAGCTCGATGGCGGCGGTGTTGAAACCGATGCCGTGGTTGAGCGACTGCACGTTGTGTTTTTCATAGATGCCGCGGATCGCCATCATCGCCATCAGCACGTGCACCGGCTTGATGTGGCGCGGGTCGCGGGTAAACAGCGGCTCGATGTAGAACGGCTTGTCGGCGACTACTACGAAATCCACCCAGCTCGCCGGGATATCCACGCGTGGCAGCTCGTCGACGATCTCGTTGACCTGGAAGATGACGATGCCGTCGCTGAAGGCGGTCGGCTCGACCAGTGCGGGGGTGTCTTCGGTGCTGGGCCCGGTGAAGATGTTGCCGTGACGGTCGGCCTGGAAGCCGGCGACCAGCGCGACATTGGGAATCAGGTCCACCAACAGGCGCGAATAGAGCTCGATGTAGGTGTGGATGGCGCCGACTTCCAGCAGCCCGTCTTCCAGCAGCTGGCTGATGCGCAAGCTCTGCGGACCGGCAAAGGAGAAGTCGAGCTTGCGCGCGATCTGCCGTTCGAACAGGTCCAGGTGCTCGGCGCGGCTAACGCTCGGCATGATCATGTGCAGGTCGTGCAGCTTGCCGGGGTCGGCCTGGGCCAGGGAGCGGGAGAGGAAGTCCGCCTGCTTCTGGTTATTGCCCTCGAGCACCACCCGATCACCGGGGGCGATCAGCAGTTCCAGGGCCTCGACGATCCGCTCGCTGGGCAGCACCACGCCATCGGCGAGGTTGCGCACCTGATCGAGACGCCGGGCTTTTTCAGCGCGACGACGCGACCACTGCGGCGGTGGGGAGATTGTTGTTGTCATGGCGACTCCACAGTATTTCCGCTTGTGGAGCGCACAGTAGGAAGATGACCGGAGGGTCATCAATCAAGCGCAGAGGCGTTTCGTTACGCTGAGGTTAACGATGGCTCTGGATGGGCTCACAGCCAACCGAGCGCCACGCTGGCGAGCAGCACGTAGCGGCCGCCCTTGGCCAGGGTTACCAACAAGAGGAAGCTCCACAGCGGTTCACGCAGCGTGCCAGCCACTACTGTCAGCGGGTCGCCGATGATGGGTACCCAGCTCAGCAGCAGCGACCAGCGGCCGAAGCGGTGATAACGGCGCTGGGCCCGTTCCAGCTGCTGCGCGCTGACGGGGAACCAGCGTTTGTTGCGCAGGCGTTCGATCGATCGGCCCAACAGCCAGTTGACCAATGAGCCCAGCACATTGCCCAGCGTGGCGACCGCCAGCAGACCTGTCAGCGAATAGCCGCCATGCAGCAACAGCCCGACCAGCACGGCCTCGGATTGAGCGGGTACCAGCGTAGCGGCGGCGAAGGCCGCGCCGAACAGGCCGAGGTAGGCAGTCAGGTCGAACATTATGGAATGGTGGGCTCAGGCATCGCCGATGCGACATAACGAGAAGGCATGATGAAAATCTGGCAGGCTGCAGCCTTGGCGTCACGCATGGCAAGGTAACAGAGGATTTTGATGAAAGGCAGGTTGATCTACCTCATCGGCCCTTCCGGTTCCGGCAAGGACAGCGTGCTCGATGCGGCACGCGAAGCCCTGGCCGAGCGCGGCGTACGTATCGCACGGCGAGTCATCACGCGCTCGGCCGAAGCCGTGGGCGAATCTGCCGAAGCGGTCAGTCATGACGAGTTCGATCGTTTGGAGCGCGACGGTGCCTTTGCCATGAGCTGGCGCGCCAACGAACTCGCATACGGGATACCCATCCAGATCGACCAGTGGCTGGCCGCCGGTGAGGATGTGCTGGTCAACGGTTCGCGTGGCTATCTTGAGCAGGCGCGCCAGCGCTATCCCGACCTGCTGGCGGTGTTGCTCAGCGTACGCCCCGAGGTGCTGCGCCAACGGCTGCTCAAGCGCAACCGCGAAACGCCGGAGCAGATCGAAGCCCGCCTGGCGCG encodes:
- the mdcA gene encoding malonate decarboxylase subunit alpha, which translates into the protein MTTTISPPPQWSRRRAEKARRLDQVRNLADGVVLPSERIVEALELLIAPGDRVVLEGNNQKQADFLSRSLAQADPGKLHDLHMIMPSVSRAEHLDLFERQIARKLDFSFAGPQSLRISQLLEDGLLEVGAIHTYIELYSRLLVDLIPNVALVAGFQADRHGNIFTGPSTEDTPALVEPTAFSDGIVIFQVNEIVDELPRVDIPASWVDFVVVADKPFYIEPLFTRDPRHIKPVHVLMAMMAIRGIYEKHNVQSLNHGIGFNTAAIELILPTYGESLGLKGKICRNWTLNPHPTLIPAIETGWVESVHCFGTELGMENYIAQRPDVFFTGRDGSMRSNRMMCQLAGQYAVDLFIGATLQVDGDGHSSTVTRGRLAGFGGAPNMGHDPRGRRHPTPAWLDMAMPGGEAPVTMLERGKKLVVQMVETFQEGGKPTFVEQLDAVEVAKKSGMPLAPIMIYGDDVTHLLTEEGIAYLYKARSLEERQAMIAAVAGVTSIGLRHNPKDTARMRREGLIALPEDLGIRRNDATRELLAAKSIAELVDWSGGLYNPPAKFRSW
- a CDS encoding phosphonate metabolism protein/1,5-bisphosphokinase (PRPP-forming) PhnN, whose protein sequence is MKGRLIYLIGPSGSGKDSVLDAAREALAERGVRIARRVITRSAEAVGESAEAVSHDEFDRLERDGAFAMSWRANELAYGIPIQIDQWLAAGEDVLVNGSRGYLEQARQRYPDLLAVLLSVRPEVLRQRLLKRNRETPEQIEARLARNARFEDSLDELFLLDNSGDLHESVSKLLRLIDR